One window of the Lytechinus variegatus isolate NC3 chromosome 3, Lvar_3.0, whole genome shotgun sequence genome contains the following:
- the LOC121411437 gene encoding uncharacterized protein LOC121411437 produces the protein MAQVPVQKYFLGFFIIFQVILGYHTALSADCQGLSSEVTCTCDDFGHCERGTVQVDPWLQNTLRTQMDVQLDVPFNHAQLLDAHNAYNTRPYGFLYGANDTCLWPPPYDPSLCIGIANQEFSLTDLLNMGIRGIELDNWFCEDEMRIAHLGTDIATLCNRRHVVFSEPVAEIGAWLDNHEGEFVRIYMNEKFDQGNDAEVNGPFERFLGDRVLTPANLKNDYNNEWPTLRTMREDGKSVVIAHIATAGTGDYYLHQGKFIHPGFWKDKKRNEFSNYPQCGGKNATNALRFYSDSTHYLLDNEYIDGPTRVGIIDDFSEFIKCGIQFPAGDQVHPQLMETAAYTWAKGEPATPITDSTSCIMLSGTDNRWYTPSDCNQELYYACQNVFDTEDWTLSVSVGSYDVNTQACPDGYRFALPQNGFQHQKMLEAIDGADVWLNVAPLLDDYQPPVLPTTAPTEGGAQKVTVVISVVVLAAASALFIL, from the exons GTTATTTTGGGCTATCATACAGCTTTAAGTGCAGATTGCCAAGGATTAAGCTCAGAAGTAACATGTACG TGTGATGATTTTGGTCATTGTGAGAGAGGAACAGTACAAGTAGACCCATGGCTGCAAAATACACTCAGGACACAGATGGATGTACAG CTCGATGTACCGTTCAACCATGCCCAGTTATTAGAC GCACACAATGCATATAATACCAGACCGTATGGATTTTTATACGGGG CAAACGATACATGTTTGTGGCCGCCCCCATACGACCCAAGTCTGTGCATCGGGATTGCTAACCAGGAGTTCAGTTTGACGGACCTTCTCAACATGGGAATCAGGGGGATTGAACTCGATAACTGGTTTTGCGAAGATGAG ATGCGCATTGCTCATCTTGGGACCGACATTGCTACGTTATGTAACAGACGTCACGTGGTATTTTCTGAACCCGTTGCCGAGATTGGGGCGTGGCTAGACAATCACGAGGGCGAATTCGTCAGAATCTACATGAAT GAAAAGTTTGACCAGGGTAATGATGCAGAAGTGAACGGGCCATTCGAACGTTTCCTTGGTGATCGAGTATTAACACCGGCCAACCTTAAAAACGACTACAACAACGAGTGGCCGACACTAAGGACCATGCGAGAA GATGGTAAGAGTGTAGTGATTGCCCATATTGCAACGGCGGGAACTGGTGATTATTACCTCCACCAAGGAAAGTTTATCCATCCCGGTTTCTGGAAGGacaaaaaacgaaatgag TTCTCTAATTATCCACAATGTGGAGGTAAGAACGCAACGAATGCTCTTCGTTTCTACAGTGACAGTACTCATTATTT actCGATAACGAATACATTGATGGTCCGACACGCGTCGGGATCATCGATGACTTTAGCGAGTTTATCAAGTGTGGGATCCAGTTTCCCGCCGGTGATCAGGTTCATCCTCAGCTGATGGAGACGGCAGCCTATACATGGGCTAAAGGAGAACCAGCGACGCCGATCACCGATTCGACGTCGTGTATCATGCTCAG TGGCACTGATAATCGTTGGTATACACCGTCAGACTGCAATCAAGAACTCTATTACGCATGTCAGAATGTCTTTGATACAGAAGACTGGACATTGAGTGTATCCGTCGGAAGTTATGACGTAAACACACAAGCATGCCCAGATGGATACAGATTCGCGCTACCTCAAAATGGATTCCAACATCAAAAG ATGTTGGAAGCTATTGATGGTGCTGACGTTTGGCTCAACGTTGCTCCTCTTCTCGATGACTACCAGCCACCGGTACTGCCTACCACAGCACCAACGGAGGGTGGAGCTCAGAAAGTCACCGTGGTCATATCCGTGGTCGTCCTCGCTGCAGCATCCGCACTTTTCATCCTATAG